A DNA window from Actinokineospora baliensis contains the following coding sequences:
- a CDS encoding NADH-quinone oxidoreductase subunit C translates to MADNPTTPEADAGKETGAAHSSAQQPAEGLNEPTAVAGHTNAPAEPVQAGRTRKGMFNVAGTGDTSGFGGLVLPAYSPAPAERPYGGWFDEFADDLSAAMAARGVPAEAIQQVTVDRGEITFYVGREHLLELCRLLRDESALRFELCSSVSGVDYGVDVPQRLHSVYHLTSMTYRRRIRLEVAVDVDDAHIPSVVEVYPTADWQEREAWDMFGIVYDGHPALTRILMPDDWDGHPQRKDYPLGGIPVEYKGAEIPPPDQRRSYS, encoded by the coding sequence ATGGCTGACAACCCCACCACACCGGAAGCCGACGCGGGCAAGGAGACGGGCGCGGCGCACTCCAGCGCCCAGCAGCCCGCCGAGGGCCTCAACGAGCCCACCGCCGTCGCCGGGCACACCAACGCCCCGGCCGAGCCGGTGCAGGCCGGTCGCACCCGCAAGGGCATGTTCAACGTCGCGGGTACCGGCGACACCTCCGGCTTCGGCGGTCTCGTCCTGCCCGCCTACAGCCCGGCCCCCGCCGAGCGCCCCTACGGCGGCTGGTTCGACGAGTTCGCCGACGACCTCAGCGCGGCCATGGCCGCGCGCGGTGTCCCGGCCGAGGCGATCCAGCAGGTCACCGTCGACCGCGGCGAGATCACGTTCTACGTGGGCCGCGAGCACCTCCTCGAGCTGTGCAGGCTGCTGCGCGACGAGTCGGCGCTGCGGTTCGAGCTGTGCAGCTCGGTGTCCGGTGTGGACTACGGCGTGGACGTCCCGCAGCGGCTGCACTCGGTGTACCACCTGACGTCGATGACCTACCGCCGCCGCATCCGGCTCGAGGTCGCGGTGGACGTCGACGACGCGCACATCCCGTCGGTGGTCGAGGTCTACCCGACCGCGGACTGGCAGGAGCGCGAGGCCTGGGACATGTTCGGCATCGTCTACGACGGCCACCCCGCGCTGACCCGCATCCTCATGCCCGACGACTGGGACGGCCACCCCCAGCGCAAGGACTACCCGCTCGGCGGGATCCCGGTGGAGTACAAGGGCGCGGAGATCCCTCCGCCGGACCAGCGGAGGTCGTACTCGTGA
- a CDS encoding NADH-quinone oxidoreductase subunit D: protein MTTSSENIQDAAERETTEGRVYTVTGGDWDTVLEDAIHDERIVINLGPQHPSTHGVLRLVLELEGESVTQARSVIGYLHTGIEKNCEYRTWTQGVTFVTRMDYLAPLSNEAAYCLAVEKLLGIEAPRRAQVIRVLLLELNRISSHLVALATGGMELGSLTAMTSGFREREEALHVLEFITGLRMNHAFIRPGGVAQDLPDGYEVKVKEFLQTMNKRLPDYDKLLTGQPIWRNRLKNVGYLPVDACLALGVTGPILRSAGLPWDMRKTEPYLGYEEYDFEVPTSNDADSFARYLLRVEEIHQSLRIINQALKKLEPGPVMVEDQKVAWPAKLTIGPDGMGNSLEHVRKIMGQSMESLIHHFKLVTEGFHVPAGQVYVPIESPRGELGYHLVSDGGTRPLRVHVRDPSFVNLQSMPAMSEGGQVADVIAAVASIDPVMGGCDR from the coding sequence GTGACCACCAGCAGCGAGAACATCCAGGACGCGGCCGAGCGGGAGACCACCGAGGGCCGGGTGTACACGGTCACCGGCGGCGACTGGGACACCGTCCTCGAGGACGCGATCCACGACGAGCGCATCGTCATCAACCTGGGCCCGCAGCACCCGTCCACGCACGGCGTGCTGCGGCTGGTGCTCGAGCTCGAGGGCGAGTCGGTCACCCAGGCCCGCAGCGTCATCGGCTACCTGCACACCGGTATCGAGAAGAACTGCGAGTACCGGACCTGGACCCAGGGCGTCACCTTCGTGACCCGCATGGACTACCTGGCGCCGCTGTCCAACGAGGCCGCCTACTGCCTCGCGGTGGAGAAGCTGCTCGGCATCGAGGCGCCGCGCCGGGCGCAGGTCATCCGGGTGCTGCTGCTGGAGCTCAACCGCATCTCCTCGCACCTGGTGGCGCTGGCCACCGGCGGCATGGAGCTGGGCTCGCTGACCGCGATGACGTCGGGGTTCCGCGAGCGCGAGGAAGCGCTGCACGTGCTGGAGTTCATCACCGGCCTGCGGATGAACCACGCGTTCATCCGCCCCGGCGGTGTGGCCCAAGACCTCCCGGACGGGTACGAGGTCAAGGTCAAGGAATTCCTGCAGACGATGAACAAGCGGCTGCCGGACTACGACAAGCTGCTCACCGGTCAGCCGATCTGGCGCAACCGGCTCAAGAACGTCGGCTACCTCCCGGTGGACGCCTGCCTCGCGCTTGGCGTCACCGGCCCGATCCTGCGCTCGGCCGGTCTGCCGTGGGACATGCGCAAGACCGAGCCGTACCTGGGCTACGAGGAGTACGACTTCGAGGTCCCCACCTCCAACGACGCCGACTCCTTCGCCCGCTACCTGCTGCGCGTCGAGGAGATCCACCAGTCGCTGCGGATCATCAACCAGGCGCTCAAGAAGCTCGAGCCGGGCCCGGTGATGGTCGAGGACCAGAAGGTCGCCTGGCCCGCCAAGCTGACCATCGGCCCGGACGGCATGGGCAACTCCCTCGAGCACGTCCGCAAGATCATGGGTCAGTCGATGGAGTCGCTGATCCACCACTTCAAGCTGGTGACCGAGGGCTTCCACGTCCCGGCAGGCCAGGTGTACGTGCCGATCGAGTCCCCGCGCGGCGAGCTGGGCTACCACCTGGTCTCCGACGGCGGCACCCGGCCGCTGCGCGTGCACGTGCGCGACCCAAGCTTCGTGAACCTGCAGTCGATGCCCGCGATGTCCGAGGGCGGCCAGGTCGCCGACGTGATCGCGGCCGTCGCCTCGATCGACCCCGTGATGGGAGGGTGTGACCGTTGA
- a CDS encoding DUF3800 domain-containing protein produces the protein MLPTPQAFADESHFTAGQNGSYIMGAVVVADAEREAIRAAMLGLRGRKKRGKLHWHDMKRDARLDAARTLAAVSGRHVVVVGTTVGAAQQERGRAKCLERLVYELHLRGVAGLFMEGRTRQLNDRDIRVAMWARSNLPKGAQFAVTHLRGGEEPLLWAADILAGAAHAALAGATEPWDLLAPGVAECVVPVG, from the coding sequence GTGCTCCCCACCCCCCAAGCCTTCGCCGACGAGTCACACTTCACCGCCGGGCAGAACGGCTCGTACATCATGGGCGCGGTGGTCGTTGCCGACGCCGAGCGCGAAGCGATCCGTGCGGCGATGCTCGGACTTCGTGGGCGCAAGAAGCGCGGCAAGCTCCACTGGCATGACATGAAGCGTGATGCGCGGTTGGATGCCGCTAGGACTCTCGCGGCGGTTAGTGGCAGGCACGTGGTCGTGGTCGGCACGACAGTTGGTGCGGCACAGCAAGAGCGCGGCCGCGCGAAGTGCTTGGAACGCCTCGTGTACGAACTGCACCTTCGTGGTGTGGCGGGACTGTTCATGGAAGGTCGAACGCGGCAGTTGAACGACCGTGACATCCGTGTCGCCATGTGGGCACGGTCCAACCTGCCCAAGGGGGCACAGTTCGCGGTCACCCATCTTCGCGGTGGTGAGGAACCCCTGCTTTGGGCGGCGGACATCCTGGCTGGCGCCGCGCACGCCGCTCTGGCAGGTGCCACTGAACCATGGGATCTGCTCGCCCCCGGTGTGGCCGAGTGCGTCGTCCCGGTCGGGTAG
- a CDS encoding NuoB/complex I 20 kDa subunit family protein, whose translation MGIEEKLPNGIMLASLEKLVNWGRKNSLWPATFGLACCAIEMMTTGGPRYDIARFGMEAFRASPRQADLMIVAGRVTNKMAPVLRQIYDQMAEPRWVLAMGVCASSGGMFNNYAVVQGVDHVVPVDMYLPGCPPRPEMLLDAILKLHAKIGDEPINATRAAIRAASGARTELIPSSVKFAKKK comes from the coding sequence ATGGGTATCGAGGAGAAGCTGCCGAACGGCATCATGTTGGCCAGCCTGGAGAAGCTGGTGAACTGGGGGCGCAAGAACTCGCTGTGGCCCGCCACGTTCGGCCTGGCCTGCTGCGCCATCGAGATGATGACCACCGGCGGCCCGCGCTACGACATCGCGCGCTTCGGCATGGAGGCCTTCCGCGCCTCGCCCAGGCAGGCCGACCTGATGATCGTGGCCGGTCGGGTGACCAACAAGATGGCCCCGGTGCTGCGCCAGATCTACGACCAGATGGCCGAGCCGCGCTGGGTGCTGGCGATGGGCGTGTGCGCCTCCTCCGGCGGCATGTTCAACAACTACGCCGTCGTGCAGGGCGTGGACCACGTCGTCCCGGTGGACATGTACCTGCCCGGCTGCCCGCCGCGGCCGGAGATGCTGCTCGACGCGATCCTCAAGCTGCACGCCAAGATCGGCGACGAGCCGATCAACGCCACCAGGGCCGCCATCCGCGCGGCCAGCGGTGCCCGCACGGAGCTGATCCCCTCCTCCGTGAAGTTCGCGAAGAAGAAGTGA
- a CDS encoding NADH-quinone oxidoreductase subunit A: MSNLAVYLPLVVMFVLAAGFAVFSALLGPLLGPSRYNRAKVAAYECGIEPSPQPVIGGGRVPVAYYLTAMLFILFDIEMVFLYPFAVSADVLGMFGLLEIFLFIATVGFAYAYVWRRGGLDWN; the protein is encoded by the coding sequence GTGTCCAACTTGGCGGTGTACCTGCCACTGGTGGTCATGTTCGTGCTGGCCGCCGGGTTCGCCGTGTTCTCCGCCCTGCTCGGCCCGCTGCTGGGCCCCAGCCGCTACAACAGGGCCAAGGTGGCCGCCTACGAGTGCGGCATCGAGCCGTCGCCGCAGCCGGTGATCGGCGGGGGTCGGGTCCCGGTCGCCTACTACCTGACCGCCATGCTCTTCATCCTCTTCGACATCGAGATGGTGTTCCTCTACCCGTTCGCGGTGTCGGCTGACGTCCTGGGCATGTTCGGCCTGCTCGAGATCTTCTTGTTCATCGCGACGGTCGGCTTCGCCTACGCCTACGTGTGGCGGCGCGGCGGGCTCGACTGGAACTGA